The proteins below are encoded in one region of Shewanella algae:
- the emrD gene encoding multidrug efflux MFS transporter EmrD, with protein MVPDENVSGVSLKPLLIMLVMMVASGQIAQTIFVPALPMMGEQFSVSAGQLQAIMGTYLLAYGLLQFVYGPVSDRFGRKPLLLIGLSLFVIGAIIAACAESFNTLLLASAIQGCGTASAGALCRSIPRDFFFGEKLVRFNSYVSMAVVFSPLLAPFIGGVLSVHYGWHAVYWFLAFFGVCVVITLALRFKESLPKEKRQPQSMLKSYALVLKHRAFRGYLLSLVATFAGIAAFEAIAGILYGQVLAMSPMMVSCYFVAPIPGYLLGAWYAGRQASLHKLFHHGVALLGAGALFLLLPGLSTLVIGWSLLIGSVLFFTGAGILFPALTSAALEPFPRQAGVAGALLGGLQNFAAGLAAMLMSLVPMMGQLSIGLLTSSMVVLVVLALNYARTHPDIDVHTAGDPL; from the coding sequence GTGGTACCTGATGAGAATGTTTCCGGCGTATCCTTGAAGCCTTTATTAATCATGCTGGTGATGATGGTCGCCAGCGGCCAGATTGCCCAAACCATTTTTGTGCCGGCGCTGCCTATGATGGGTGAGCAATTCAGTGTCAGTGCCGGGCAACTGCAGGCGATTATGGGCACTTATCTCTTGGCCTATGGCCTACTGCAATTTGTTTATGGTCCGGTATCGGACAGATTCGGTCGCAAGCCGCTGCTGCTCATCGGTCTCAGTCTTTTCGTCATAGGTGCCATCATCGCCGCCTGCGCCGAGAGCTTTAATACCTTGCTGCTGGCCAGCGCCATTCAAGGCTGCGGCACCGCCAGTGCCGGTGCCCTTTGCCGCTCTATTCCAAGAGATTTCTTCTTCGGCGAAAAACTGGTGCGTTTCAACAGCTATGTGTCCATGGCCGTGGTGTTCTCGCCGCTGCTGGCTCCCTTTATTGGCGGAGTGTTGAGTGTGCATTATGGCTGGCATGCCGTGTATTGGTTCCTGGCTTTTTTCGGTGTCTGCGTGGTGATAACCCTGGCGCTGAGGTTCAAGGAATCCCTCCCCAAGGAGAAACGCCAGCCGCAGTCCATGCTCAAGTCCTATGCCTTGGTGCTGAAGCACAGAGCCTTTCGCGGTTATCTGCTGTCCTTGGTGGCTACCTTCGCCGGGATTGCCGCCTTTGAAGCCATCGCCGGTATACTCTATGGCCAGGTGCTGGCTATGAGCCCCATGATGGTCAGTTGTTATTTCGTGGCGCCTATTCCGGGTTATCTGTTGGGAGCCTGGTATGCCGGCAGACAGGCATCACTGCATAAACTGTTTCACCACGGTGTAGCCCTGCTGGGTGCCGGAGCACTGTTTTTACTGCTGCCCGGCCTGTCAACTTTGGTGATAGGTTGGAGTCTACTGATTGGCTCAGTGCTCTTCTTTACCGGGGCCGGCATATTGTTTCCGGCGCTGACATCGGCGGCGCTTGAGCCCTTCCCGCGCCAAGCCGGGGTGGCCGGCGCCCTGCTTGGTGGACTGCAGAACTTTGCCGCCGGTCTTGCGGCCATGTTGATGTCGCTGGTGCCCATGATGGGACAACTCAGCATTGGGCTTTTGACTTCGTCCATGGTGGTGCTGGTGGTGTTGGCACTCAACTATGCCAGAACCCATCCGGATATCGATGTGCATACCGCCGGGGACCCGCTCTGA
- a CDS encoding efflux RND transporter permease subunit yields the protein MAQFFIGRPVFSAVISIVIVLLGLIAMFQLPVDQYPYITPPQVSISASYPGAASTTAAESVATPLEQQVNGVPNMIYMSSKSTNSGSTNVTITFDVGTSPDLAAVDVQNATQQAIDSLPIDVQTAGVSVSKDSSVELLKLSLTSKDPRFDEIYLSNYASINIESALRRIPGVGRVRNTGARSYAMRVWLRPDALAGHSLTTTDVIDAIKAQNKETPAGTVGTQPNTSALSQTLPITASGRLSSVREFEEIIVRANPDGSLIRLRDIARVELGSSAYTLQSQLNGENATILQVYLLPGANALEVTRKVKETMAELATKFPSGMDWQVFYDASVFIEESIDEVVQTLIEALVLVVLVVYLFLQNLRATLIPAIAVPVSLIGTLAAMLAFGFTINTVSLLALVLAIGIVVDDAIVVVENVERLINEKGMSPMAATRSAMKELSGALIATSLVLCAVFVPVSFLAGITGIMYREFAVAIAVAVLISTVVALTLSPALCALLLRPGDAAKSGFFFWLNNRLSKLTDKYVSLVGVANKHARRSYLVFGAMVVAVWYIMSHLPSSFMPDEDQGRFFIDMTLPAGATVNRTQKVLKIAERHVLAHPAVAWSFTLAGENRRSGSNQANGQFEVVLKPWAEREQSQATVQKVMKELKHELSQVLQAEFNLYLPSAVPGLGNGSGVEMVLQDTSGTNFKGLMETSNELVEQLKQQPEVAAAAMSLQGSIPQMYLSVNEAKAMAIGVDVADLYSTIKTFTDSSVVNDFNLFGRVYKVRVQAEDSYRQFPQQIKDYYVRSSNGVMVPIGVLADYEYTVGPAAVTHYNLFSSASINITPAAGYASGDVIKAINRVAKPMLPPEFKYEWTGLTFQEVRSANQTSIAITLALVFVFLFLAALYESWTIPVAVLLIAPVAMLGASLATLLSGMQSNLFFQVAFIALIGMAAKNSILIVEFANQLHREGRSRLEAAMEAAAMRFRPILMTSMAFILGVLPLVLSAGPGSVSRHSVSIPILGGMVLATSIGIILVPLFFVTTAGWVRAKVKGDSASQKPATEEGL from the coding sequence ATGGCTCAGTTCTTTATCGGACGGCCGGTATTCTCGGCTGTTATCAGTATCGTTATCGTGCTCCTGGGCTTGATAGCCATGTTCCAGCTGCCGGTGGATCAATATCCCTATATCACGCCGCCGCAGGTGAGTATCTCAGCCTCTTATCCGGGGGCAGCTTCCACTACAGCCGCCGAGTCTGTGGCAACACCGCTGGAGCAGCAGGTCAACGGTGTGCCCAATATGATCTATATGAGCTCCAAGAGCACCAATTCCGGCAGCACCAATGTCACCATTACCTTTGATGTGGGCACCAGTCCGGATCTGGCGGCGGTGGATGTGCAGAATGCCACTCAGCAGGCCATCGATAGCTTGCCTATCGATGTACAGACCGCCGGGGTGTCAGTCTCCAAGGATTCCTCGGTGGAACTGCTCAAGCTGTCATTGACCTCCAAAGATCCCCGTTTCGATGAGATTTACCTCTCCAACTACGCCTCCATCAATATCGAATCGGCACTGAGAAGGATCCCCGGCGTTGGCCGGGTTCGTAACACAGGCGCTCGCAGTTATGCCATGCGGGTGTGGTTGCGCCCGGATGCCTTGGCCGGTCACAGCCTGACTACCACAGACGTTATCGATGCCATCAAGGCACAAAACAAGGAAACTCCGGCTGGTACCGTGGGTACCCAACCCAACACTAGCGCCTTGAGCCAGACCTTGCCGATAACCGCCAGCGGACGTCTGTCCAGTGTCAGGGAATTTGAGGAAATCATAGTTCGCGCCAATCCCGACGGCTCGCTCATTCGCTTGCGTGACATTGCCAGGGTAGAACTGGGTTCTTCGGCTTATACCTTACAATCACAACTCAATGGGGAAAACGCCACCATCTTGCAGGTGTATTTGCTGCCCGGTGCCAATGCCCTTGAGGTGACCCGTAAGGTCAAGGAAACCATGGCCGAACTCGCGACCAAGTTCCCAAGCGGTATGGACTGGCAGGTGTTTTACGATGCTTCTGTGTTTATCGAAGAGTCTATCGATGAGGTAGTGCAGACCCTGATCGAAGCCTTGGTGTTGGTGGTGTTGGTGGTGTACCTGTTTTTGCAGAACCTGCGGGCGACCCTTATCCCGGCGATTGCGGTACCTGTCTCTTTGATAGGGACGCTGGCCGCCATGCTGGCCTTCGGTTTTACCATCAATACAGTAAGCCTACTGGCACTGGTTTTGGCCATTGGTATTGTGGTTGACGATGCCATTGTGGTGGTGGAAAACGTCGAGCGACTTATCAATGAAAAGGGCATGAGCCCAATGGCGGCAACCCGCAGCGCCATGAAAGAGTTATCCGGAGCCCTGATAGCGACCAGTTTGGTGCTGTGCGCCGTGTTTGTTCCTGTGTCCTTCCTTGCCGGTATCACAGGTATTATGTATCGGGAATTTGCTGTCGCCATTGCTGTGGCCGTGCTGATCTCGACAGTGGTGGCATTGACCCTTAGTCCGGCACTTTGCGCCTTGTTGTTGCGTCCGGGCGATGCGGCCAAGAGCGGTTTCTTCTTCTGGCTCAACAACCGCCTCTCCAAATTGACCGACAAATACGTATCCCTGGTAGGTGTAGCCAACAAACATGCGCGGCGCAGTTACCTGGTGTTTGGCGCCATGGTGGTGGCGGTTTGGTACATTATGAGCCACTTGCCATCGAGCTTTATGCCGGATGAGGACCAAGGGCGTTTCTTTATTGATATGACATTGCCGGCCGGAGCGACGGTCAACCGCACCCAAAAGGTACTCAAGATTGCCGAGCGCCATGTGCTGGCCCATCCTGCGGTAGCCTGGTCCTTCACCCTGGCCGGTGAAAACCGCCGCTCGGGTTCGAATCAGGCCAACGGCCAGTTTGAAGTGGTCCTCAAGCCCTGGGCGGAGCGGGAGCAAAGCCAGGCCACAGTGCAGAAAGTGATGAAAGAGCTGAAACATGAACTCAGCCAGGTATTGCAGGCAGAGTTCAACCTCTACCTGCCATCGGCCGTGCCCGGTTTGGGGAACGGCTCCGGGGTTGAAATGGTGCTGCAGGATACTTCGGGAACCAATTTCAAGGGGCTGATGGAAACCAGCAACGAATTGGTGGAGCAGCTCAAACAACAACCGGAAGTCGCGGCAGCGGCCATGTCGCTGCAGGGTTCCATTCCGCAGATGTATCTCTCGGTCAACGAAGCCAAGGCTATGGCTATCGGGGTGGATGTGGCCGATCTTTACAGCACTATCAAGACCTTTACCGATTCCTCTGTAGTCAATGATTTCAATCTGTTTGGCCGGGTGTATAAGGTCAGGGTTCAGGCCGAGGACAGTTATCGCCAGTTCCCCCAGCAGATCAAAGATTATTATGTCCGGTCATCCAATGGTGTCATGGTGCCTATCGGAGTTCTGGCCGACTATGAATATACTGTGGGGCCGGCGGCTGTGACTCACTACAATCTGTTCTCCAGTGCTTCCATCAACATCACTCCGGCAGCCGGGTATGCTTCAGGCGATGTGATAAAAGCAATCAACAGAGTGGCCAAGCCCATGCTGCCGCCCGAATTCAAGTACGAATGGACCGGGCTTACCTTCCAGGAAGTACGCTCGGCCAACCAGACCAGTATCGCCATTACACTGGCTTTGGTGTTTGTATTCCTGTTTTTGGCGGCGCTGTATGAGAGTTGGACCATTCCTGTGGCCGTGCTGCTTATTGCTCCGGTCGCCATGCTGGGAGCCTCTTTGGCGACACTGCTCAGTGGTATGCAGAGTAATCTCTTCTTCCAGGTCGCCTTTATCGCCCTCATCGGGATGGCAGCCAAAAACTCGATTTTGATTGTCGAGTTCGCCAATCAACTGCACCGGGAGGGCCGTTCAAGACTGGAGGCGGCAATGGAAGCCGCCGCGATGCGCTTCAGGCCGATTTTGATGACCTCCATGGCCTTTATTCTCGGTGTCTTGCCACTGGTGTTATCGGCCGGACCCGGCTCAGTCAGTCGCCACTCGGTATCTATTCCTATCCTCGGCGGCATGGTGCTGGCGACCAGCATAGGGATTATACTGGTGCCGCTGTTCTTTGTGACCACAGCCGGTTGGGTTCGCGCCAAGGTTAAGGGTGATTCGGCAAGCCAAAAGCCGGCAACGGAGGAAGGCTTATAA
- a CDS encoding efflux RND transporter periplasmic adaptor subunit has translation MSSVFAALMTVFARKGSNASLFSMPLLIVSGFLLLGCDPEPVAITPKLVVVEEVKQATVPVYGNYVGITKASLDVEVRARVDGFVEERLFTEGSAVNAGDILYKIDNKPYNAVVNRLKANVESQQAILEKAQRDVKRLKPLYEQDAASQLDYDNALSALAQAKSALAAGHAELEEALLELSYTEIRAPIAGLVSRSEVDIGALVGSQGQSLLTRVKQVNPIYVNFNMSALDYLNARRRMTSYNQQQEAETEGKAVEGFVRITLPDNSDYRYLGNVSFTDPQVNSSTGTFEVRAVLPNPDKELLPGQYTNVRIKLSEIDNAIVIPQRSTQVDQGGVYVMVVMPDNKVERRFIVIEYQGPEGVVVKSGLNAGERVIVEGMHRVRHGQLAEPLDAKEYQKRLDEQEKKEALEQQSKEQERK, from the coding sequence ATGTCCTCTGTCTTTGCTGCGCTAATGACCGTCTTCGCCCGAAAGGGTTCAAATGCATCGCTTTTCTCTATGCCACTGCTTATCGTCAGTGGCTTTTTATTGCTCGGTTGTGACCCCGAACCCGTTGCCATCACGCCCAAACTGGTGGTGGTGGAAGAGGTCAAACAGGCGACGGTGCCTGTCTATGGTAATTATGTCGGTATCACCAAGGCTTCTTTGGATGTGGAGGTCAGGGCCCGCGTCGATGGCTTTGTCGAGGAGCGGCTCTTTACCGAGGGCAGCGCGGTCAATGCCGGCGATATCTTGTATAAGATAGATAACAAGCCCTATAACGCTGTGGTTAATCGACTCAAGGCCAACGTCGAGTCGCAGCAGGCGATACTGGAAAAGGCGCAGCGGGATGTGAAGCGTCTGAAACCCCTCTATGAGCAGGATGCCGCCAGTCAGCTGGATTATGATAATGCCCTATCTGCGTTGGCGCAGGCCAAGTCGGCCCTGGCCGCCGGCCACGCCGAGCTGGAAGAGGCGCTGCTGGAACTCAGTTATACCGAAATAAGAGCGCCGATCGCAGGTCTGGTCAGCCGCTCTGAGGTGGATATCGGCGCCTTGGTCGGCAGTCAGGGGCAATCGCTGCTGACACGGGTGAAGCAGGTGAATCCCATCTATGTGAATTTCAATATGTCGGCGCTGGATTACCTCAATGCCAGACGGCGAATGACCAGTTACAACCAACAGCAGGAAGCGGAAACTGAAGGCAAGGCGGTTGAAGGCTTTGTGCGTATCACCTTACCGGACAACAGTGATTATCGCTATTTGGGTAACGTCAGTTTTACCGATCCCCAGGTCAATTCCAGCACAGGTACCTTTGAGGTGAGGGCGGTACTGCCCAATCCGGACAAGGAGTTATTGCCGGGTCAATACACCAATGTCAGGATCAAACTCAGTGAGATAGACAATGCCATAGTGATCCCGCAGCGTTCGACTCAGGTGGATCAGGGCGGTGTCTATGTGATGGTGGTGATGCCGGACAATAAGGTTGAGCGGCGCTTTATCGTGATTGAATACCAGGGCCCGGAAGGCGTGGTGGTCAAAAGCGGTCTCAACGCCGGTGAACGAGTGATAGTCGAAGGCATGCACCGTGTGCGTCATGGCCAACTGGCCGAGCCGCTGGATGCCAAAGAGTATCAAAAGCGGCTCGACGAGCAGGAAAAGAAAGAGGCGCTGGAGCAGCAATCAAAAGAACAGGAGCGTAAGTAA
- a CDS encoding efflux RND transporter permease subunit has product MILTDISVKRPVFASVISLLLIAFGLVSFGKLPLREYPDIDPPIVSIDTSYRGASASVVESRITQLIEDRISGVEGIRHIDSSSTDGRSSVVLEFDIDRDIEAAANDVRDRIAGLLDNLPEEADPPEVQKANGGDEVIMWLNLVSDQMTTLQLTDYARRYLTDRFSVIDGVANMRVGGGKVYAMRVWIDRQALAARNLTVADVEAALRSENVELPAGSIESKERHFTVRLERSFRTAEDFANLVLTQGGDGYLVKLGDVARVEIGSEEERIMFRGNGEAMIGLGVSKQSTANTLEVARAVNKLVDEINPTLPQGMEIKRSYDSSVFIEASIDEVYQTLFIAIILVIIVIYLFLGSVRAMLIPALTVPVSLLATFIVLYALGYTINLLTLLAMILAIGMVVDDAIVMLENIHRRIEEGDSPLKAAFLGAREVAFAVIATTAVLVAVFMPITFLDGDLGKLFKEFAVTMSAAVLFSSIVALTLSPMMCSKLLKPASQDTWLMRQVDKGMNALAGFYSRSLTGAMKHPLLVSLLVVAALGASAYMVKLIPQEFAPEEDRGSMFLMVNGPEGASYEYIEAYMNEVEQRLMPLVDSGEIKRLLIRAPRGWGGSANFSNGMAIIVLNDWGQRRPAKEIINDVRARLADLAGVRAFPVMRQAFGRGVGKPVQFVIGGPSYEELARWRDIMLEKAAENPNLVGLDHDYKETKPQLRVVIDKDRAADLGVSIAHIGRTLESMLGSRLVTTFMRDGEEYDVIIEGNRDSQNTASDMQNIYVRSDRSKQLIPLSNLVSIEEFADASQLHRYNRMRAITLEASLAEGYSLGEALDYLNDLAHTYLPAEALISYKGQSLDYQESGSSMYFVFLLALGIVFLVLAAQFESYIHPMVIMLTVPLATVGALVGLLLTGQSLNIYSQIGIIMLVGLAAKNGILIVEFANQLRDKGVDFDAAILQAANQRLRPILMTGITTAAGAVPLVLAEGAGAETRFVIGVVVLSGILLATLFTLLVIPVAYSLFARHSSSPEAVAQQLEKELAE; this is encoded by the coding sequence ATGATACTGACAGACATTTCCGTTAAACGGCCGGTTTTCGCCTCGGTCATCAGCCTGTTGCTGATCGCTTTCGGTCTGGTGTCCTTCGGTAAGTTGCCACTACGCGAATACCCGGATATCGACCCGCCGATAGTCTCGATAGATACCAGCTACCGTGGCGCCAGTGCCTCTGTGGTGGAAAGCCGTATCACTCAGCTGATTGAAGATAGGATCAGTGGCGTTGAAGGCATACGTCATATCGACTCTTCCAGCACAGATGGCCGCTCCTCTGTGGTGCTTGAGTTTGATATTGACCGCGATATTGAAGCCGCCGCCAACGATGTCCGTGACCGGATTGCCGGTTTGCTGGATAACTTACCGGAAGAGGCCGATCCGCCGGAAGTTCAAAAGGCCAATGGCGGCGATGAAGTGATCATGTGGCTCAATCTGGTGTCGGATCAGATGACCACTTTGCAGCTCACCGACTATGCCCGCCGTTACCTCACCGACAGATTCTCCGTCATCGACGGGGTGGCCAATATGCGTGTCGGTGGCGGCAAGGTTTACGCCATGCGGGTCTGGATTGACCGCCAGGCACTGGCGGCCCGCAACCTGACCGTAGCCGATGTCGAAGCGGCCCTGAGATCGGAAAACGTCGAACTGCCGGCCGGCTCCATCGAATCCAAGGAACGTCACTTTACCGTGCGGCTTGAACGCAGCTTTCGCACCGCCGAAGACTTTGCCAACCTGGTGCTGACCCAAGGGGGCGATGGCTACCTGGTTAAGCTCGGGGATGTGGCCAGGGTCGAAATCGGCTCGGAAGAAGAGCGGATCATGTTCCGTGGTAACGGCGAAGCCATGATAGGCTTGGGGGTCTCCAAACAGTCTACCGCCAATACTTTGGAAGTGGCGCGGGCGGTGAATAAACTGGTGGATGAGATCAACCCGACTCTGCCCCAGGGGATGGAGATTAAACGCTCCTACGACAGCTCAGTGTTTATCGAAGCCTCTATCGATGAAGTGTATCAGACACTGTTTATCGCCATTATTCTGGTGATCATCGTCATCTACCTGTTCCTTGGCAGTGTGCGCGCCATGTTGATCCCGGCGCTGACTGTGCCTGTATCCCTGCTGGCCACTTTTATCGTGCTCTACGCCTTGGGATACACAATTAACCTCTTGACTCTGCTGGCGATGATCCTGGCCATCGGCATGGTGGTGGATGATGCCATCGTGATGCTGGAAAACATTCACCGCCGCATCGAAGAGGGTGACAGTCCATTGAAAGCCGCTTTCCTCGGCGCCCGTGAGGTGGCCTTTGCGGTTATTGCCACTACGGCTGTGTTGGTGGCGGTATTTATGCCAATCACCTTCCTCGATGGCGATCTCGGTAAGCTGTTTAAAGAGTTTGCCGTCACCATGAGTGCCGCCGTGTTGTTTTCCTCGATAGTGGCACTGACACTCAGCCCCATGATGTGTTCCAAGCTGCTTAAACCCGCGAGCCAGGATACCTGGTTGATGCGGCAGGTCGACAAGGGAATGAACGCTCTGGCAGGCTTTTACAGCCGCAGCCTCACCGGCGCCATGAAGCACCCCTTGCTGGTTTCCCTGTTGGTGGTGGCGGCTCTTGGGGCCAGTGCCTACATGGTTAAACTGATCCCGCAGGAGTTTGCGCCGGAAGAAGACAGGGGCTCTATGTTCCTGATGGTCAACGGCCCGGAAGGCGCCAGCTATGAATATATTGAAGCCTATATGAACGAGGTGGAGCAACGTTTGATGCCTCTGGTCGACAGCGGCGAAATCAAGCGTTTGTTGATCCGTGCGCCTCGCGGTTGGGGCGGCTCGGCCAACTTCTCCAACGGTATGGCGATCATAGTGCTCAATGACTGGGGCCAGCGCCGTCCCGCCAAGGAGATCATCAATGATGTCCGTGCCAGGCTGGCCGATCTCGCCGGTGTCAGAGCGTTTCCTGTAATGCGTCAGGCCTTTGGCCGTGGAGTGGGCAAACCTGTGCAGTTTGTCATTGGCGGCCCCAGTTATGAGGAGCTTGCCAGATGGCGCGACATCATGCTCGAAAAAGCGGCGGAAAACCCCAATCTCGTCGGTTTGGATCATGACTACAAGGAAACCAAGCCCCAGCTCAGAGTCGTTATCGACAAAGACAGGGCGGCCGATCTCGGGGTTTCCATCGCTCATATAGGGCGCACGCTTGAGTCCATGTTGGGGTCACGCCTGGTGACTACCTTTATGCGCGACGGTGAAGAGTATGACGTGATCATTGAGGGGAACCGCGACAGCCAAAACACCGCCTCGGATATGCAGAATATCTATGTGCGCTCAGATCGCAGCAAGCAGCTGATCCCACTCTCGAACCTGGTCAGCATAGAGGAGTTTGCCGACGCCAGTCAGCTCCATCGCTACAACCGGATGCGGGCCATTACGCTGGAGGCCAGTTTGGCGGAAGGTTACAGCCTGGGTGAGGCGCTCGATTATCTCAATGATTTGGCCCACACCTATCTGCCGGCAGAAGCCTTGATAAGCTACAAAGGTCAGTCGCTCGACTATCAGGAGTCCGGCAGCTCCATGTACTTCGTGTTCCTGCTGGCACTGGGGATAGTGTTCCTGGTATTGGCGGCGCAGTTTGAGAGCTATATTCACCCCATGGTGATCATGCTGACTGTACCGCTGGCAACCGTGGGCGCCTTGGTGGGTTTGTTGCTGACCGGTCAAAGTCTGAATATCTACAGCCAGATAGGCATCATCATGTTGGTGGGGTTGGCGGCCAAGAACGGTATTCTGATTGTTGAATTTGCCAACCAGCTCAGGGATAAGGGGGTCGACTTTGATGCTGCTATTTTGCAGGCGGCCAACCAAAGGCTCAGACCCATACTGATGACAGGCATAACCACGGCCGCCGGTGCCGTGCCTCTGGTGCTCGCCGAAGGTGCCGGCGCCGAGACCCGCTTTGTCATCGGTGTGGTGGTGCTCTCCGGCATTTTGCTGGCCACCTTGTTTACCCTGTTGGTCATCCCTGTGGCTTATTCACTGTTTGCCCGCCATTCCAGTTCGCCCGAAGCCGTGGCGCAGCAACTGGAAAAGGAGCTGGCAGAATAA
- a CDS encoding efflux transporter outer membrane subunit, which yields MTGVLAMSQENPNKSLVSCKCTRPALVALILSSGLWGCTLGPDYQRPELNMPAQFDKTLPQVESNEAVKDEWQTFFLNPELQALIRQALGNNIDLAMMQSRLRAARAEGRVVDAALWPELGLEFEAKRSLSSAITNKDPSAKTALGLNGVASWELDIWGANRRASEAAIANTLSQAELLEASKISLISDIATAFYELTDIEQRLKISRETAQIRAKELQLAKLRRANGMISGLDVHQAEVEYQTAMVTLPQLEYDSKAKRNQLLILLGAYDHPLPELPKLVSSEFPESLAVGVPSQLLSRRPDVRASELALVAATAGVGVAKSAFFPGFTITAEYGRESNSLDNLFSSKGLTWSLLGGITAPIFNAGKISAEYDIANEAQVQAMLAYRSTVLNAYMEVRNAMNDYQRTQQALIEQQRLLDASSEYVRLARLRYKNGVATSLDLMDAQRQRFSAELSLSESKRDKLLAMIALYRALRGGAPAKS from the coding sequence ATGACCGGAGTATTAGCCATGAGCCAAGAGAATCCGAACAAGAGCCTTGTCAGTTGCAAATGCACTAGACCGGCGCTAGTCGCTTTGATACTTTCCTCGGGCCTTTGGGGCTGCACTCTGGGGCCGGATTATCAGCGCCCCGAGCTCAACATGCCGGCGCAGTTTGATAAGACGCTGCCGCAAGTAGAGTCCAATGAAGCCGTTAAGGATGAATGGCAGACGTTTTTCCTCAATCCCGAACTGCAGGCGCTTATTCGTCAGGCGCTGGGAAACAATATCGACCTGGCGATGATGCAGAGCAGGCTGCGAGCCGCCAGAGCCGAAGGGCGGGTGGTCGATGCGGCCCTGTGGCCCGAACTTGGGCTGGAGTTTGAAGCCAAACGGTCGCTCAGCAGCGCCATTACCAATAAAGATCCCAGTGCCAAGACAGCCTTGGGCCTTAACGGGGTCGCTTCATGGGAGCTGGATATCTGGGGCGCCAATCGCCGGGCCAGTGAGGCGGCGATTGCCAATACTCTGTCGCAGGCAGAGCTGCTTGAGGCGTCCAAAATCAGCCTTATCAGTGATATCGCTACCGCCTTTTACGAGCTGACCGATATAGAGCAAAGACTTAAGATCTCCCGGGAAACGGCTCAGATCCGCGCCAAGGAACTGCAGCTGGCTAAGCTCAGGCGGGCCAACGGGATGATCTCGGGTCTCGATGTACACCAGGCGGAAGTGGAATATCAAACCGCCATGGTGACCTTGCCTCAGCTCGAATATGACAGCAAGGCTAAACGTAATCAGTTGCTTATCTTACTGGGGGCTTACGATCACCCCTTGCCAGAGCTTCCCAAACTGGTGAGCAGTGAATTTCCCGAATCTCTGGCGGTTGGGGTGCCTTCACAGCTACTGTCGCGCCGCCCGGATGTACGCGCCAGCGAGCTGGCTCTGGTAGCGGCCACGGCCGGGGTTGGGGTAGCCAAGAGCGCCTTTTTCCCCGGGTTTACCATTACCGCCGAATATGGCCGCGAATCCAATAGCCTGGATAACCTTTTCAGCTCAAAGGGGCTCACCTGGTCGCTGCTCGGTGGGATCACGGCGCCAATTTTCAATGCCGGCAAGATAAGCGCCGAATATGATATAGCCAACGAGGCGCAGGTACAGGCAATGCTTGCTTATCGCAGCACGGTATTGAACGCCTATATGGAAGTACGCAATGCGATGAATGATTATCAGAGAACGCAGCAGGCTCTGATAGAGCAGCAACGCTTGCTCGATGCTTCCTCTGAGTATGTGCGCCTGGCGCGGCTCAGATACAAGAACGGTGTTGCTACTTCACTTGATTTGATGGATGCCCAGCGCCAACGCTTCAGCGCCGAGCTTTCGTTGAGCGAGTCAAAACGCGATAAGTTGCTGGCTATGATAGCCCTATACCGCGCCCTGCGTGGCGGCGCACCGGCAAAGAGTTAA
- a CDS encoding tRNA-uridine aminocarboxypropyltransferase: MSIQPHAVHRLYEYRQSLSTKPYASRGKNLVRCGRCLLEQSFCTCEHRRLLPCEAAFALLMYDAEVLKPSNSGRLIADLIPDTHAFLWSRTQPDPQLLALLENPDYQPYLVFPGEYALPGQEVVTEALSEVLANQGDPEQGKRPLFILLDGSWREAVKMFRKSAYLHQLPMLSFSAETLARYQLRKGSRDFQMGTAEVAILTLQSLGEEDCAEALDTWFKLFISSSLATRSRLIKNKPEHIQSLKEQFAFQVETLRLK; encoded by the coding sequence ATGTCAATTCAACCTCACGCGGTACACCGTCTGTATGAATACCGACAGTCGCTGTCGACCAAGCCTTATGCATCAAGGGGCAAGAATCTTGTTCGCTGTGGCCGTTGCCTGTTGGAGCAGAGCTTTTGTACCTGTGAGCACAGGCGCCTTCTGCCCTGCGAAGCGGCGTTTGCTTTGCTTATGTATGATGCCGAGGTATTGAAACCCAGCAACAGCGGGCGTTTGATAGCCGATCTCATTCCGGATACCCATGCCTTTCTTTGGTCGAGAACTCAGCCGGACCCTCAACTCTTAGCCTTGCTGGAAAACCCGGATTATCAGCCTTATCTGGTGTTTCCGGGGGAATATGCCTTACCGGGGCAAGAGGTGGTGACTGAGGCTTTGAGCGAAGTGCTCGCTAATCAGGGAGATCCGGAGCAAGGCAAGCGACCGCTGTTCATTTTGCTCGATGGCAGTTGGCGTGAGGCGGTGAAGATGTTTCGCAAGAGTGCTTACCTGCATCAATTACCTATGTTGTCATTCAGCGCCGAAACCTTGGCTCGCTATCAGCTCAGAAAGGGTAGCCGCGACTTTCAGATGGGTACGGCCGAAGTGGCAATTTTAACGCTGCAGTCTCTGGGTGAAGAGGACTGCGCCGAAGCGCTTGATACTTGGTTTAAGCTCTTTATCAGCAGCAGTCTGGCAACACGTAGCCGCTTGATAAAAAATAAGCCCGAGCATATTCAATCACTTAAAGAGCAGTTTGCCTTTCAGGTTGAAACACTGAGGCTCAAATAA